A window of Gossypium raimondii isolate GPD5lz chromosome 7, ASM2569854v1, whole genome shotgun sequence genomic DNA:
ACATTTCTTTGTCTGTTTAACCAGGGAAATGTTTGGTTTTTGTCCTTCTTGGAGGACAATAGATCATTTCTTGGTTTGGTTTCTCTACTCAGTAGTAGGTTACACAAGGAAAAATTCTTTAGCTAATTTAATCTGGGACTCTTTGGATGGACCACAAGGCCACtggtttttttctaaaaagtaaACCCGAATGTTACTGACTTGTCAATCCATGTTTGTTGCTACAGGAAACACCAAAGAGACTTGGAACCAACAGAAAGTGTCCAGTCTGTCACCAGACAGAAATGCGAATGTTATGGATAACCTCGGACAGACTGGTTATATGAGAAGGAGAGTGCTGAATGATAATGGAAATGAAGCAGACGCAACATTGGGAAGCAGATGCTGTGTTAATGGAAGAAATAGAAGTCAAAATGGTTCTGCAGGAAAGGAACCCTCAACAAGTCAGGTTATCACCAATGGAATGGAAAAAGCTGCATTGCTAGCCGGCATCAATGGCCTTGAGGAAAATGTTGTGGTCAAGAAGCAGCCGGGTTCACAGAATGTGGTAGGGAGAGACAATCACCTGAAAAGCAAGCAAAGCAGTGGTGATCCAAATTTGTTTGGCATTGCTAACGAGCGAGAGAGTGTAACTATTGATGCAGATAAGGAACGAAGAGATATACCAATTTCAAGAGGCTCACTTCCGCAATGGACTGATGAACAATTAGATGAGTTGTGTTcatttgattgagttggtgttgaagaaggaccaaattgtattgataataaatatgggATCATACTAATTTTGTAGTGTATATAGAATGCAGAGTTTGGTAACCATATACTAATTTTGCAGTGTATAGATTGCGAATTTGGTGGTTGTACATTCTGTTgtggttttattattattattatttatcgataatctataatctataatctatattatatttaagtgTGACCTGGCATCATAAGTTAACATAATATTAGAGAAagtactaaaattcaaaatttaaatcataaataaatattattatagttttgAATCTAACgcattaaacattcaaatatttaactatgccattttaattatgattttacaattttaacaaatttattattttatatgaattatttacataaaatttctTTATCATTGAGATTGTGTTCTGtgtctatattattattatttaagtgtaTGTTATTAGTCAATTTTACATCAACAGGGTTAAAAAAGaactaaaggataaaatttgtgaataataaatatatatttagagtaataaatacattttttgtatttttatacatttatacaaaatttatgagtgaaaattttaacttgaaaTATGTAAACGATGGATTTTGAACTTGACATTGAGATTTaagtttttaacttttaacattttatctAAAGTTTCACTATTGATACATGTCAAAaccatcaaaaataaaaattttaggcctaaaacaaaattaaatgtgGTAGTAGGGAAATAAGGTTGACCCTTAAAGATCAATTTGACTAATTTCGGTGATTTCTTATGACCAGAGCTTTTTGCAAACTAAAGAAATTATAGGTTAATGGCATATTAACTGAAATAGGTAAATGATTGGTTAATATCTTGACTGGACTATTTATTCAAGTCGTACTTATTTGCTAATCTTTATGAAGTCAGGTTAGTAGAATTCTAGGGATGATACCAGAGTTGACACTAGCTACCTAATTGAATAATTACCAACCTTGCTCAGATTTTCACAAACTGTTAGGTTCAATTATATTATATACACCAACTTTAAGTAGTGATGGTTAACGATTTAGTTGATGCCTTTATATGGATAATCATCCTAGTTAAGAACCTTTGCAACACCCCAAAATTTCGATAATACAATGAAAATTCCGAGGATTTTGGAAAATAAGTAAGATAAAGAAAATTCATGAGAGGGAAATTGATATTCAAATGGAAGTCATGAAAAGTATTAAGGATGTAGAAATGTGGCAGAAAGGATAAATTTGAGAactaaagtgaaaattttgataataaaaaagaaatatggattattattgattatttttgcaTGGGAATAAATTAGAATGTGTATTGATGCGAGGAAAATCACTTTtgagactaaattaaaaagattagaaAGTACGggagttaaattgtaaaattttcattttatcgAAAGAAGGGTGAAACTGTAATTTTCACCATCCAAGAATTTATATTAAGAACTAATTGTGAATTATGAGATTTTAATCCTTTACATGGTAttggaattattattttgacatgatatttgatatttggaTTAAATGTAAGCCATTGGGTGTAATGAAATAGAGAGATGGAATGTAGATTGCATGTCAGTATTTTGACTTGGATATTTTTAATTCGGGGTTTTTAAAATTGGCCGAAGAAGGATGAAAACTCATCCCTTTCATTCCCTTAGCCAAATCTTCATCTTCCCATggatctctctctctctctctctctcttcattttccttacttttctcttcaattttctcaaGAACTCAACCTTTTAACTTTGAGTTTTTGTCAAAATCACCTAGAAACTAATCTCCTTGTTAGATTTCCACCTTTAAATTCTCCTTTTTCAGCAAGTGTATGGTTGGGTATTGAGAGAGaaatcatatatgtatattatatcaatttgagattatagaaaatagaaacaaaatttaTGTGTCACAGTTTATATGCTACCATTTGGCACATTAATATGATGACAACTGTAATTAAtatgtttcattaaaaaaatcttatagATTATCATAAACACaagttttcatatatttttatttggtaaaataaaaCAGCTTTAAGCAACACTGCTAAGAAAACACATTAGTTTCTTATACAATCAATATAATTTGCCTGAATTAAGGGTGAGTTTAAATGGACTGTGTGTTTACCTgtaattagtgtaaaaatagcggtggcgatgagattagatactatagcgatgctgtagtgtgagacaaaaagtaaactaaatacaCCGTACTACACCCAATCACCCATCTAAACCCACCCTAAATCCAACACAGAGCAAGGTGGTTCTTCAAACACTTGGACCTTTGTGAATCTTGTAGTCGTAACCTTAGCCCCATGGTCAGCATGAGCTCTCGGAATATGGCATATACAAACCTTAACTTAGATTTATCATTCAATGAATAGAGCGTAATCTTGCTTCCACCACCCACAATCGTCTCCACCAAAAGAGCATTATCACACTCAATCTTTAACTGTCGAATCCCATTTTCCCATGCTAAGCATAGACCCTTTAGAATAGCTTTTTATTCAATCTTAAAAATTGTGTCTTTACCTAGCAACATTGAGAATCCCCATAACCAATTAACATCAGCATCTCTAATCACTGCCCCAATGGCAACATAAGATCTGTTTAGCGACACTGCCCCGTATGTATTAAGTTTACTCCAACCTTTATTCGGAGTTGACCACTGCATAGCAGAAACCATAAGATTAACATGTAACACAAGTGCAAGCATCCTTAAGTAACTCTTCGTCCAACTAACACCTATATTCACAATTTCTTGAGCACAACTGTGACTACTAGAAAACACATACATATTCCAATATTTCCAAAGAAGCTACCACATTATAGGGAAAAAAAATCGCCATTCTATCTCTTGACTATCACAATCTCCAATGTTCTGCAAGTTCCATAAGATCCATTCATCCAGtggcaaagaaaaaaaatcttacccAAGCATGAGTTGGCTCAATTGACCACCAAACAGTCCTAGAAAAGGTGCAATCTCGAACAACATGGATTCCCAATTCATATACATTGCTACATCTCAGACAATGGCTTTCATTCGCCATATGTCTCCTTAATCTCTCTCCATTAGTCATTAATCTATTCTTCCACAAGATTCAAATAAACACCCTAACCCTTTGAGGCGCcttgattttccaaattgaATTCCAAAAACTAGAATTATCGATCGAGCCAAGTTGGTGAatactagaggtgctcatgggccgggcggcccggcccgacggcccgtccgaaatatgggagggtttgggtaaaaatataggcccgaaatatgggcttgggcaaaaaaacgagccccgattaaaaaacgggccgggcctcgggcacaacttttttgggccgggcccggcccggcccgaatataataaatatttttattattttttattttttaattttaaaatacttttattaaattttttaaattttaaaatttttttaaaatactttttaaatttttttaattttaaaatatttttaaaatactttttttaatttttattttaatttttaaaataattttttggtatttatttaaaaaaacgggccgggcttatgaattttttcccgggccgggcctgggcaaaattctaggcccatatttcgggccgggccgggcccgggcctaggacccgggccgaaatttttttctgaGCCCGGCCCGgaccatgagcacctctagtgaATACCTCTATAAGTCTCTACAGATGAAAAACTATCTCTTGTCGCCCATCTAAGATTTAGCCAAAGGTAATTAaagattataatatttattaaaataaaaggtaaaaaaatacAGTCAGCCCGGCATAATTAAAGATTgcacaaattttcatttaagttacaattttattctataatatttatttaatttacattcATTGTTTAAACTagagcaaaataaatatatattataaaaatttgaatactaataattttaacattaaaaaataaatttaacaatatataatataaatgacttataaaaattttaataatattatttaaattataataataaattaatattactACTCGAAccatattgttttaatattaaatatttttaagattaaaagACATTAATATAACTACTACTAATttgttatatgtttttaaaatattttgaattacatTACTTTTCGATTTTCTTGAGGAAATTCATTAATGTTGTTAAACAAAAGCtaatgttatatataaaaatactataAAGGTAATATACACAATTGACCCATGTATCACACGGGAATAAAAACTAGTTTTAAACTAGAGAAAGATCTTTAATAAGGTAAGAGATGATGTTTTTCACCTCTCTTAACTTGATATTTGAGTTTGGTTACCATGTGAAAGCTTGGAAAGCTCTTGTgttaattttggttatatttttgTGTGTacgaaaaatgagaaaatgttgagaatgaaaaatattccaagtttgTTGAAGATGGATTCAtgtgtttagaattttgatcTTGAGATAATAAGCATCCAAGAGGTAAGTACTCTTAGATACTGTACTTATCTTAAGCTATTATGCttaggaaaatatatgaaaatgatattgaaatCTATGTGTGTGAATTCTATGAATTAAAGTGTTTGAAAATAAGTGATCTGAAAAGTTATAACTTAATGACCCTTGATCATAAAGTGTCAAAATCCCTAATATTGTGTTATGAGAATTTAGTTGCTTTAGAATGCCatgtgatttaaaatttatgtaaatttacaaaatatagtATTAATGTAGtaaatatgtgtataatatgttaattttataaagttgtcAATAAAGTCGACACATGATTCAAATGAAAAGAATTTGTTAACAGGCCACCATGAAAGAATTTAAAGattaataatatgttattatCAGCATCTTGTTCAATCTATAAACTTGGTATGTGGTAAATTGTACATGAgctataaatgaaattttgactTCGTAAATAAGGTCATAATGATCATTTCCTAAAACCCAAGTTTGAAGAGTTATAGTGTTGTTTGAGCAGAGTTTGACAGCGTAGTAATAGCTTAGAGTCTTCTTCGATATATATAGAGTTCATAGAGGGAGAATTTGGGTGGGTAGATCTGGACAGATTGTCTACTTTATAGGGTTGATAGTTAGGTCATTGTCTGATTTACTATCATGCGATGGGATATGACATGACTTTGCACTGTAGAGTCAACAATAAAGTTATATTAGATGTGTGGACATTGATATGATCCTATGATTGTCTATGTAGCATGTATATAAAAGCCTTCAATTGGGTTTAGACGTCTATTCGGATTGAAATAATGTGTTAATTCAGATTTATCTGATAAAAAatatggatttaaaattttatttaagtctaaCTCAATTGTAAAGGAGTTAATTTGAGCTTAAATCagtttaaagaatttaattacatcgttataaaatagtaattaagatGTGTGGCATAAATGTTcgattttttagtttttttaacattttcaatataGGTTCTGgtcatatttgttctttttaacaTAGTGTTTAGAACTATTCATAGTCctctccaacccataaatagaaggataatacgTTTCAGCGCACAACAATACCCatgttaagactcaatcaataatttattaatttatttaaaacatctttaaatttgaaaaaatacttAAGTTCTAAACAAATTTTGTAATCTAATTAgagaaattgtgattaaatgtaacctaaaaattaaaatgaaagagAAGTCCTACAATAATTCAAAAGAAATCAGACCTTCGATTTTCAGGGTTTTGAGCTTCTCCCAAGGACAAAGACATCATATTTTGCGAGGATGCAAAGCAGgtattacaaataaatttatatttgtgtTATCTTACCGACTCAACAACGTACTCTACAAACTtgattatgttttttaaaaaattgaacatattcGAATCTAGATAATTCGTCTATCCCAATTCAACCAACTTTACTCACATAAAACATTATGGAGACCCGAAATAATTAATTGCTAGTCATTCACATCAGCAAATAAAAGTATGAAACAACCAGATAATCTCTCATTTTCATTCTCGTTCTAAATCTCTAAATTTTCTCCAAGAAACCACGATCTCCTTCCAACCTTCATACTCCTCCTCTTCATTCTATTTTCATCTTCTTCCCTTATTcataacaatattattttttattttagagaatcatttcaaaaatttgaaaaaaaaatacaaaaaaaaaaccaattaagtccttcttcttcatcatttatttacaattaaaaaagagagaggcTAAAATACAAACCTCGAAAAGAGATGGTCAGACGAATGGATGATAGACGGACTAGTGGTGGAATGGATGAAGGAATAAGACCATTAAACAGAAGGTAATTTGAAACCCTAAATGATCGTGATTGTGAAAAATACAGTGACAGGGGATGGACAAATTATAAGTTTGAGAGCTGAATGAGTGTTGGAATAAGAATtaggttttaggtttagttaTTAAGGATGGGGTTTGAATCTATCtaagattataataaaatatagagattaTATCTAAAatcagataaaaaaatttatccacGGCTCGACTCAATAAAAAATGAGTCCAAATTTCTACATAAGTCCATCTTCTAAGCTTTATAATTTTGTTGAAACTCTTTTATATTTCAGGATAatctttgaattttaatgaataatgGGACCTTTAAACATGTCTAGGTGAGTCTTTTTGTTGGTCCTAGTGGTTGAGAGGTGGTTATTATTAAcaataggttaaaatatgcctatagtccctatattttctaaaatttatatttatttttagattttaaaatttgagctgaattatttatattactaattttttattaaattgagttaattgtaacatttttttaattacatggctatccagtgattttttatttgtcacaataatcaatttaacaaaaaattaataatgttaacagttaaatctaaatttaaaaaaataaagagataaaattcctaaaaatataattacatgaactaaatttccaatttttgaaaaatacatgGAGTATTGACACATTTTAACCATAACAATAATGTAATGTTCtagtaaagaaaaaaagttgGAAGAATGATAGATTGATCCGCAAAAACAGTGTAATTTAGGCGTTGGTGATGGTTTGTCGGAGGTAAACTGAAGGAGCGGACTAATAGGAGGACCAATTCCCTTCCAAGAGCATACTAATCCGGATCTCTGGGTCATCCTCCATTGATATTTATCCCCCCACATCCCCTATTCTGCATTTGGGTCCACCATCCATACCTCCCAACTGACAAGCTCCTTGATCATTCCTATAAAATTATCTCATTCTCTGCCTATCAGGTGCTTGAATAAAGAAACAACCCAGGTGGATCCCAGAAAACCAAAAACAATGAGTAATGCTTCATACCTTTCTCCTTCTGTTACTTATCGATTAAAagatttagttatttatttaaatgatctGCTTTGGTTGGATAGAggtagagaaagaaaagagaaacgTCTTTCAGTTGGCCGTACAAAGGAGGAGGAGATTAAGAGCGAAAATGCACAGTTTAATAGAAGGCGCAACAAGAGCTGCAGACCTAGAATCGAGTGAGTCTGTGATGGACAACTTGATGGGTTTGCTGCGGGTTCACGTTAAACGGGGCGTTAACCTTGCCGTTCGTGATGTCCGTAGCAGCGATCCTTATGTAGTTGTTAAGATGGGCAACCAggttctcttcttcttcttattatgatgatgatgatgttatACACACAcctttaattatatgttttgtatatatTCGTTTGCAGAGATTGAAGACTCGTATAGTAAAGAAGGATGTAAACCCTGAGTGGAATGATGATTTAACTCTTTCAATAACAGATCCTGATATTCCAGTCAGTCTGGTAAGTACGCAAATAAAGATTACCAATTCATTCAACATAAACCCATGCATCATATATTAAGCCTTTGAACAAAATTGTAGACTGTTTACGACCATGACACGTTCAGCAAGGATGACAAAATGGGAGATTCAGAGTTCGAGGTGAGGTCATTCATAGAAGCTTTGAAAACGTATACGAATTTGGAAGAAATACCAAGTGGAACAGTATTATCAAGGTTGAAACCGGACACCGACAACTGCCTGGTGGATGAGAGTGCCATATACGTGAATAATGAAGGGAAGATCATCCAAGACCTCTTCCTTAGATTGAGAAATGTGGAGTGTGGGGAAGTGGAGATCCAACTGCAGTGGATTCATTACCCTGGCTCTAAaaccttttgatttttatatatgtttatttgtttgatttctaCGCTACCTTTCTACACTTGTCCACTTATTTATCTCATTTCATTATATTCgtaattcaataattttctttccactttaTCATGTTAATTTCCAGCActtataaataggaggataatgtgctcGAACCTACGTCCTCTTGTACTAGCAAGAATATCAatgccaatcgagctaaaactCTATTAgcttaatgatttaattattgaatttattgatataattggaTTTGTCatacatgtaaattttttaactgATATATCTTTATCATAtcgatctaaaatattttatatattaatatatatttattaaacagttaaaattttaatatatcattaGAAATATTGGTATCTATTAAAAACTTTGGTATAGACTAAAGTCCTCACACACGAGTAGGAAAAGGAAATTTGTGGTATACCTAAATATCTAATAGTTTCCATTAAAAGCATCAGTATTGCTTAGAAATTGCTTTCTAGAAAGTTTACCATGGTAGTTGTTATCCACGGGCTTTCTTCCAAGGTGAGTAGAAGAACCAAGTTTCCAATTGAGAGAATCTCCACATTCCCTACTCCCACCAAGAGAACGCGTGCGGGTGTTAGCTCCACTCGTGATATTCTCATTTCTTCCATCGTTTGAAGGTAGAGGGTGTCATGGGACCTTCCGGTGTCAAATAGAATGCCCGTCATCATGCTCCCTTAGATGTTAGCGGGAATGATGAAAAGATTGTTTCGAGGTCTTTCATTATCATCACTCTTCTGGTCCAAAAACGATTTGTAGACTTTTTAGTGCATTATTTCATATGATACATGCCGATTTTGACTAGTTCTGGTCCAAGAACACTATAATGAGATGTCTCATATTTATTTAGTGATGCAATATAACTAATTCTTTTGGACGCATTCCCATTTTTTTTAGGAAAGCGCTATAAGAAAACATTCCTATTTATTTAGCAAAATTATATAACTAAGTGGAAATAATTTACCTAGTTGTTCTCATTTTTTAGGAAAAGCAATAACAAGTTATtcctaaatttaaataaataaataaaaaagacatgCTCTTCCAAAATactataacttactcttctcaaaattctcaaaacaatTCTTGCATtttctttccaatttttttattaatatttttatataacttGTTATTCTAAAATTTCTAGAGAAACATTCTAGCATGTTCTCcattttttaagagaaaatattatcatttttttcccataatACACTTGTTTAGGGGTGAGCAGAATTTAATTCAGTTTGAAAAAATCGAAGAaaaatttgagttaatcgaatcgagttattcgattTTTACGAGTCAACttgaattagtaaaatttgAGTTTCGAGTTTGAGtcaagttgaattttaaaactcaaataactcgaataattcgaataacagattggtgtaaataccatTTTCAtccctgtcaattttgaaaatgaacaaattggtcTCCCTCAAAAAAAGTtgcaaaatatttcaaaatatttataaaatttccaaaatgtatattttaaaaaatataaaaagtatataaggaaagttaaaattttaaaatattcgaaaataataattttgggacctaaataagttaattaacaattcaagtatttttttcttattttgctttaaaaagttttcaaatatatatggtttcaaaatttatgtgttctctaacatggaattagttatattgtaacaagattttagtttcacatatttaattttttaatttaactcgaataatttcactcaattcgaCTCGAGTTTCGTTTCACTttactcgattcgaaaaaatttaaaattgagtgaggatgataaaataggattcgtcaactcaattaacttGAAAACTTTTACtcgattcaatcaaacactcacccctacacttgcttttatgcatgtttttttttcttcttttctctcatcaaaacaaaaattcatgCACGGCACAACAAAGTgataaacacaatttttttcttctcctacACAACATGAACTTTTTACGAgtataaaattgttttatttattttttctacaCTCTTCTTGCATGAGAACTTCTCTTAAGAATTCTCATCTAGGGGCAAAATATAGATACTCAATTTTGGCTATTAACATTTTATCTCTTCCTTAAGAtaaacaatattatattttaggaAATCATGCTACCAAGTGTGGAACAATTGGCATTGTTGTTTCACCTATTATTTATTCTAGAGCAACAATTCTTGTTTAGAATAATAGTTATTGTGAAAAGTTGTTCAAGAATAATTATGTTCAGAATAGGGCTTTAGTTAGAACAGTTGTCATCTAATGTCATTAATTGAGAACTACTTTTGTTGAGAACAACTAAAGTTCAGTACAAATCATGTTTAGAGTAATGGCGTTTCAAGAATAGCTATGTTTAGAACaatcattgtttgtaacatctTGTATTTAAAccaattgtattttttttttttgactagTCCTTACTTAGAACAAGCTCTACCAAAAAAACGCATCACCACAGAACAACTCTTATTCGAAATAATCTCTACATTGAGAATAACTCGCATTTAGAATAAGTCAAAATAATCATTATTCGAGACATTCCCTAAAGATTTTCACATAGTACCgcttcataaaaatataagtgaAAATAACCCTGGAATATGGTAGGGTTCCAAAGAGTTTTTCCCTTCACTCTTGGGATGTTTCTTGTGACATGAACTGTTTTCTCTTCTTCCAAAAATAGGGTGAACTCTTCTTCACTATTCATACAGTTACCAACAAAAATTTTCACCGTCCccacataattaattaattaattaatttactcatattAATTAACTcccattttctaaaatataatattattcatttcaaaaagagaaaaggtAAAACCATCTACAATACTGAGTTGTAGTGTTGTGAGATAACATTTATCCCGAAAGGAGAGTCCCCTCTTTTATACCCAAGTTCGTGAAGGATCAACTTAAGTTGTGCAAATTGTTAGCCATGGTGTGTGGTTGAGTTTGTGACCTTCAATTATTGTCAAGGGTGCAAGCGGACATGTGAAGCCGTACGAGGCATTTTCCATAAATGGACTTCATGTCCAAATTGTAAACCTAAATGGCCAACCAAATGCCCAACAATGAGCGCTCATGCCTTTCGGTGATCTCATAGGCGAGAGAGTGGGCTACGAAACCCGTTCTAATCGAGGACCACTGTTGGATCCAGCCTAGCAACCATGTCGACGGACCAAAGGCAACACAGATGTCAGAAAAACTACACTTTAACGAGTTTTTCACATAATACTAATCTTATTATTGAATCATGATATAAAAAAGGAAGGAAGCAAAACTGAGAAAATTATACTCCATTCAATTCAAACCTAAGCCAGTAATTAAATAAACCAAACGAAATTAGAATAGAAGTGGGCAAGGCCTCAATATCCAAccatattaagaaaataaaccaaaaaaccTTCCGACATTTGAAACAAAATCTTAACTCAAGACAAGCATATCTAGTAACGACCAATCCCCCAAACTCTGATTACACCATCAGTGTACCCACTAAACAAGGTGCTTCCATCGGCACTCCAGTTCAAGCTTGTGCAGTATATGACCTGCAATACATGGAAAATAATTCCATCATTTTCCTAACAATTAATGAACTCTTAAACCAAATACCAATCTAGAATTATACAAATGATTTTAAAGAAAGTTTTACATCACAACTTCAGGGCAAAAGCTTGTCAAAGTACAAATACTAACAATGGCATGCTTAGAAACAAAAAACTGAACAAAAGAAACATGAGCATTTAGGTGAA
This region includes:
- the LOC105787364 gene encoding protein C2-DOMAIN ABA-RELATED 4, with the protein product MKVEKEKRNVFQLAVQRRRRLRAKMHSLIEGATRAADLESSESVMDNLMGLLRVHVKRGVNLAVRDVRSSDPYVVVKMGNQRLKTRIVKKDVNPEWNDDLTLSITDPDIPVSLTVYDHDTFSKDDKMGDSEFEVRSFIEALKTYTNLEEIPSGTVLSRLKPDTDNCLVDESAIYVNNEGKIIQDLFLRLRNVECGEVEIQLQWIHYPGSKTF